In Aedes albopictus strain Foshan chromosome 3, AalbF5, whole genome shotgun sequence, the following are encoded in one genomic region:
- the LOC109424667 gene encoding uncharacterized protein LOC109424667 codes for MSTESAFDYIETIQIGDHPTDIVYHRFANKSFLLITQRQKVTNVYTVRNQAAGEPGGAGGGGGSNRIYAIKHTFGAASDEAEAAIRYLMNFINKDDEIVITLGLKEVDKGSLDQIGALLRKIV; via the coding sequence ATGTCCACGGAAAGCGCCTTCGACTACATTGAAACGATTCAGATTGGCGACCACCCAACGGACATCGTTTACCACCGGTTCGCAAACAAATCTTTCCTGTTGATCACCCAGCGCCAGAAAGTGACCAATGTGTACACGGTGCGGAACCAGGCCGCCGGTGAGCCGGGTGGTGCTGGTGGAGGAGGCGGATCGAATCGGATCTACGCGATAAAGCACACTTTCGGAGCGGCTTCGGACGAGGCGGAAGCGGCAATTAGGTATTTGATGAATTTTATCAATAAGGATGATGAAATTGTGATTACGTTGGGCTTGAAGGAAGTTGATAAGGGCTCGCTGGATCAGATTGGTGCCCTGCTTAGGAAGATTGTTTGA
- the LOC109424680 gene encoding retinoid-inducible serine carboxypeptidase, with protein sequence MWSSLKSAVVLLALFGACLGVPRDGYGPGKQDWGFVEVRKGAHMFWWLYYTTAEVEQFTDRPLLIWLQGGPGASSMYGNFEELGPLTLEGELRNHTWVKNYNVLFIDNPVGTGFSYVENTSLLTKDNAQIADDLLTFTKEFYRLNPEFMITPLHIYAESYGGKMAPEFAWVLDKAIKNGELDIQLESIGIVAPWVSPIDSVLSWGEFLLNMGFVDTKGYREIQAAAIQTEHTLNEGRYEDATWQWGRTEEVIVRETLGIDFYNVLFAQDFRATQSRLAMFAKDMKQATLESAVRLATEDRDQMLEDLMRGPVASTLQLPEESVYNRQGGAVFQSMAGDFMKPAMHVMELLLNSTSLEVAVITGQLDLIVATAGNVVWLEKLQWEGRNGYLAAPRNGIGPLGTLEGYEKTYGRLHMYWALRAGHMVPADNPVLMDYILKKHAGFPED encoded by the exons ATGTGGTCGTCGTTGAAAAGTGCGGTAGTGCTGCTTGCGCTGTTCGGGGCCTGTCTAGGAG TGCCCCGTGATGGCTACGGTCCCGGAAAGCAGGACTGGGGCTTCGTCGAAGTCCGGAAGGGAGCGCACATGTTCTGGTGGCTGTACTACACCACTGCCGAGGTGGAACAGTTCACCGATCGTCCGCTGCTGATCTGGCTCCAGGGTGGCCCCGGAGCTTCTTCCATGTATGGCAACTTCGAGGAACTGGGTCCGCTGACTCTGGAGGGTGAACTACGGAATCATACTTGG GTCAAAAACTACAACGTCCTGTTCATCGACAACCCGGTCGGAACGGGCTTCAGCTACGTCGAGAATACTTCCCTACTGACGAAGGACAACGCCCAGATTGCCGACGATCTGCTCACCTTCACCAAGGAGTTCTATCGGCTGAATCCGGAGTTCATGATCACTCCGCTGCACATCTACGCCGAAAGTTACGGAGGAAAGATGGCTCCGGAGTTTGCCTGGGTTTTGGACAAGGCCATCAAAAACGGAGAGCTGGATATCCAGCTGGAATCGATTGGAATCGTTGCGCCGTGGGTGTCACCCATCGATTCGGTTCTGTCGTGGGGAGAGTTCCTGCTCAATATGGGATTCGTGGATACGAAAGGGTACCGGGAGATTCAGGCGGCTGCTATTCAAACCGAGCATACGTTGAACGAAGGCCGATACGAGGATGCCACTTGGCAGTGGGGTCGAACGGAGGAGGTTATCGTCAGAGAAACGCTGGGTATCGATTTCTACAATGTGCTGTTTGCGCAGGACTTCAGGGCGACGCAATCCCGACTGGCAATGTTTGCCAAGGACATGAAAC AGGCCACCCTGGAAAGCGCTGTTCGTCTGGCTACCGAAGATCGTGACCAAATGTTGGAAGATTTGATGCGTGGTCCAGTCGCTTCAACGCTACAACTACCGGAGGAATCCGTTTACAATCGACAAGGAGGAGCCGTGTTCCAAAGCATGGCCGGTGACTTCATGAAACCGGCAATGCATGTGATGGAGCTGCTACTGAACAGCACCAGCTTGGAGGTGGCCGTCATCACCGGACAGTTGGATCTGATCGTTGCCACCGCTGGCAATGTGGTGTGGTTGGAAAAACTCCAATGGGAAGGCCGTAACGGCTATCTAGCTGCGCCTCGGAATGGAATCGGTCCACTGGGAACCCTCGAAGGTTACGAGAAGACTTACGGGCGGTTGCATATGTACTGGGCTCTGCGAGCTGGACACATGGTGCCCGCCGATAACCCTGTTCTGATGGACTATATTCTTAAGAAGCACGCCGGTTTCCCTGAAGACTAA